In the Vicia villosa cultivar HV-30 ecotype Madison, WI unplaced genomic scaffold, Vvil1.0 ctg.002191F_1_1, whole genome shotgun sequence genome, TTGCGACAATGATGAAATACAAGAAGAGAAAAAGATCATAAAATGAGGAGCCAACTCAGTAGTTGAATTTGGTAACGAAAGTGTGAGCTACTTTATCAGGTAGTCAATTTTCTCCTTTAgcataattcaatttttttctacTTTCTTATGTTAATTAGTATTTAAGATGGTTATTAATAATCTATCGATCAACTTGTCAATTTTTGGAAATAGGCAAGGGTCTTTAGAACACACTAGGTTCAAATAAATTAAATCTACACGCATTCACTATTTTTTAGACGACTTCTAAACCAAAACCACATTCGCCAACCAAGTTGGATATTTGATTTCATTTATGAAACCAACTTATTTTAGTTTTACTAGTTCTTCATCGATGGTCGCTCGTTTGTCATTGGCTACTTTTACGTTTTCTCCGCTCTATTGATGGAAAGGCGATGAcatactgttgcaccccaaaatttgcccacatatttatttttaactggCTTAAATATAGCATTCACATGCATTTCTTtattagggcattaacatgacatcatgcatcattaatcaataaacttggcACGGGATCAAGGATCTTAAAGGGTTAGGGTTTCATTGGTACTTTGAGACTTCTTATCTTCAAGGTGTTTATATCAATCAAGTTGGAGCTGAGGTTTCTAAGGTCTTTTTCAGTTGAAGTTATAAAACtggggtttatttccctatgattGAGTTTGGTCTTATAATCATAACGGGTTGCTTCTCAACACTTGAGCTATTACTGACTTGATCACACATTTCACGCTTAGTCCTCCTTTGCTACTCATGGAACAAGGCTTTTGAATCAATATGTCAACATGTGGCAATGATTATGGCGTTAAGTTTTGTGTGGTGCTTGCTTGGGATATAAGTCATCTTGGTTCAACTATTGTTTGCTTGAATTTCTTAATAAAGAGTGTAGAAGAAATATTACAAAAGTGAAGGTTGACTTTTGTTGACCAATTCACTTCGGCTTCCTCACTGGAATTTGACCATTACTACATCAATATTCAGGAATTCATTCAAATAGATATAAGAAAAGTTGCATGTTATtgaattgaaattcaaattcaaaagaaaaagagggAAACTACCATTCAAAATTGGTTTGAATCACTTGAATTACAAAAGAAAGTTATCATACAAAAGGAGACATTCCATTACAAATTCCAATTATCATTACAACATTCAAAgttcatccacaattacacaaaaatcaattcaaaatcattacaccgAGACATTCATGCCAAAAACTACAAAGAAAGAGGAATTTAAACTTGTGCTACAAGGGCCAGGCTCCACTAATCTTCATTCATGATCAATTACTTccataagccttttcaaaatctTCAAGCATTTTTAATCTTCAAGGCACCACACGTCTCCTTTACTTCCAACACCATACAAATGCCATGCCAAGCAGCCTGCATAAAGGAAACAATGCACATACAGTTACACATTTTATACCACATAAACCATAGAAAAAAACATACAGCTTCACATCATTCTACAGAAGAACAGATTCAAGTAATTCAATCCATTCACAATTTCAAACCATTAACCTGTACCAGCACTGCAATACAAAAAACCAGTCCCTACACCAAGccacatcaaagcaaacaaggaTCCCGGCAATACTAGACCCTAACACTTATTCATCCTCAAACTGGTATCCGCTGCTCCATTTTAAATTATGTGATTGCTTCAAATGTGCAAGAGTGTTTCACGAGGTCTTTTAGCCCACACTAGCTCCAATGAAGTATCACGCCAAATCATGATGTTGTTTCAAGCCTACAGTAAATGAACAGACACAATACAGTCAGACTGTGATAGAATCCATACACATACAAAGTCAACTTCTAAATCCAAGAGATACTCAATGTCAATGTGCATAAAACCAAGCAAATGCCAGCCCAAATTTCTTTCAATCATCCTATAAAACCAAAACAACCATATGCATCAAACCCACTTGTTGACAATAGCAATATCCCATTTCTAACATTCACTCATATTCATTCATTTCACACAAAATCCACTAGTCAGCATCATATTTTCATATACATTCAGCTATACTATAATATAATCCATGCCAAAGTGCTCACAAACTGTCACACATCATATTGCACCATGAAATCCCTGCACATACATACTAAAATCAAAACAGAACCCTACAATAACCAACCCTACTAACAATTTATAACCTCTCCTCCTAACTTCAAACTTTCCATAACTAATCCTAACTCTCTCCAACtgtccaaacctgcattcaaacaCACCATTAACCTACTAACAGCCCTACATATGGATAAGCAACATAACTATTAGTTTCCACATACCATAAAGATAAAAACCATTTCATACTGGTCAAAAATCTCTACAGCTCCTACAATTCACAACTAAAATAGACCTGCTCCACATATTAACCTACACACTTCTAACCATTTCAGCCCATCAAATATCACTAACAGATAACAGAAAATAGCTTCACTAACATTTTAGTCTTAACCAATTAACCTAACTATCCTAACAGTTTCCAAAACAAACCCCTAAACTAACCTATAACAGAGTCAACAACTAACTATCAtaacaaccaaaacagaattGTAACTGTCGCCAACTCACTCTTAACCACCTAACAGAAACCTAACTGATTCAATTACAAATTCATAACTCACATAACAGAAAAAAACTAACTCCACAACTAATTCAATCCTCACCCTTAATCTCATAACGAACTCCCCCTAATCCAATGGCTCACATCCTCTCATGAACTCTATATAACAGAatttccctccacaattcaagtCTCTACGCCCATTCCCCACCATTTCATTACCACCATCACTCACCTCTcaactctcatcatcttcatcaccaccATCACTCACCTCTcaactctcatcatcttcatccaccAATTTTCACTTCTGCAACCTCTCTTCTCTCAATTCCCTCACTCACTCACTAAAGCTCTCTCACCATTGTTGTACGAGACTTCACCTCCAAATCTCGTTTCAACTGAGCTTAGCCTCCATCAACTCATCTCTCTCACTCGCAGAAAGCATCACAACAACAAAATTCTCAAGAAAAATCAAAAGGAAGAAGGGAGAAGAAGAGAATCGCTCGAAATAAAAGTAAAGCAAGGAAGAAGGAGAAGGCGTAGCGTAGCAACTGAAAACATGAAGAAAGGACCAAGTTAAAGTCATTACCTCGGTTTCGCGGTGGTCGGGAATCTCCGCCACCGCACCGGAAGCTCAAGTCGCTTAATCAGGTACGTCCGACGCATCTTCTTACTCTTCGCTTAGCGTTTGCATCTGATTAGAAGTTTTCCCGCTCCAATTGTTAGAAATTTGGCTTGAATCTCAGACTTAGGGTTCGTCTTTCCCTTTCTCCGATTTGTCAATGTGAGGCCTCTTCTTGATAAATTGATGGTAGATTTAAGCTCAGGGCGTGATTTTAGGTCAAGGTTACGTTTAGAGCATAATGATTCAAGGTGAAATCGTGGTGGTTGAAGGCGGAGAACACCGCCGGTGAGGTATGGAGAGAGTGAGGAGGAAAAGTTTGTGTAGAACGAGAGCGATGAAGTTCAATCGTCCCTTTAGGAGACCTAATTTCCCCTTCTTTTCATTTAATTAGCATTAGTATTAATTAGATTTAGTTAggattaattaggattaattaggtttaattagaCTAATTCAGAAAACTAAAACAATGAATCTGTTGGGCTTGATTTGCATTATGCACCCCCATAAAAGCCCATGTACACCATTTTTTTGGTATAAAGAAATTCTGAAAACAAAAACAAGCATGGACCGAAACTTCACTTTGGCCTTGACCAGATTCTGACTCACACACCCCCTGTAGCCCATGCACCTCTCTTTTTTGATACAACAAAAACAACCCTTGGGCCAACACCATGGGCCTGCGCTCAGATTGCTATTCACATCAGATTTTCAATTTACACCCCCTGGCTCCATTAAATTGGTAGAGTTTAGATTTTACTTAGTTTTTTCCATTCTTTTTAGGTAATAAagacacataatcaatcaatagaaaatactagtttaggcttagtaGCATTTAGgttttttagtataattttggcttgaattagaattcccttaacacatTAAAAACCcctaaaaatagtagtatttttttagtttaattttgcactaatacttgaactgttttctttatgttttgtatcatttccatgctATTCTTttggtataattgttgtgtgattttgttacttgtttttggccatattttttgcCTACTGTTGAtttcattttaatgctccttttagaatttagtcaccgtGTTAACTTTagaataggaattagaataacttagattagagaataggttagtcacCCTTGCtcattccctttttcttttcaaagttaaaacactaataaataaagatgcgaatcacaccttactaaaagtgagagagaaatgagtgggatttattccttaatctgtttctcaatcacttagtgggagagaaatgagtgggattcattccctaatctgtttctcgatcactacataatgggagagaaatgagtgggattcattccctaatctgtttctcgatcattatacattttcatgtgattcaaattgcaaagtaaatccccttaaaaaacactcaaccaaaaacattcaaaacacttaataaaggctcaaattaaaacaaagtgacgaagtggtgcgaaaccttgtattgggttttgttcatcatgtagttacataaaaaacacaaacccaagattctttctccttaagaacaagttaagtcccttccaaaattaggcgtataagtctccaaaggtcgagcatcatggattgtgaccttaacctctgttcaactaaaaaacacaaaacaaatggaaactattgagccgaactacgatagctctgattcctggtaagggataagtaggcattgggtcgcggggcctaagcgagcacacttgtaaataattccttcttttccccgtgtttcttttgcattcattcgcatttaggtttagacatagatacactctttagatagaaacaaacataggtggataccatcgagtacgatgggcgtgaggggtgctagcacctcccccttgcgtaaccgactcccgtaccctgttctctggtcgaaagaccttgttcttattctgagttaggtttcctggtattcctttcccttatgggataaatatattggtggcgactctgttcattttttgcgagcgtgcgacacatacAACCCTGGTTTATTTTTGTGGCATATCATAGGTAGTCCaagaaaatatattaatattctcTTGGAGCAGAGTGATCAACTCCTCCTCCTCGATTTTCATCATGGAGGTACCCATCTTGGTGGTGTATAATTCCTAGGGGTTCAATCTAGAACTCCTTCATGTCTTTTCTAAGCATAAGTCTATCTCTTTCATCTTATACTCTAGGACCTAAATCCTTAAATTTTACCCCCACATATTTCTTGCTATGGTATTGGGATTGTGGCGGACTGGTATTTCCTCATATCTTACCTTTGGCCTGTTATCTTTTCTAGAATTAGGCCTTTTGGGTTGATCTCTCCCCTGAGCTATGAATTTGGATCCTTCTTGCTATGAAATTTCCTAAACATGATATTTCAAGTTGACTTCTTTGATAAGCCTCCCAATATCTCTCTTGAGCTAGTAGCAATAGTTAGTGTGATGACCCTTCACATTCTTATATTTGCACCACCTATTTGGTTTGAGCCTCTTCGTCTCTAACTTGGAAGATGGAAGAGGAGGGATGTCGTGGGTAAGGAGAAATTTATTACAGATATGCATTAGGCGAGTGTTCAGGGGCATGAAATTATCCATGGGCCTCCCACTATGTTTAAAATTTTCTCTATTCCTCATGGGCAAGTTATAATGGCTTCTGCATTGTTGCTGCGATGGATCAAACCCATCGAAGGCACATCCTCTTACATCCACAACCTTCTTATTTACATTCCTCTATTTCCCTTTAGTATAACATTACACTAAAGCCATACTTCCGATCATTTAAGTGAAGAACTTCTGGACAATATACTCGTTGAAATGCCCGACCCTTAAACCAACTTAGAATACTCCCCCAAACATCTACTTGATTTGATGTATCACCTTGATAGTCGCCTCTTTAAATAGGGTtgatcctcccttaatgactcgGTATACCCCTAGAGAACATTGAACAAGATAGTCAACGAAGCCTTTCAATGCTTACTCATCGAATATAACTAGACAATTTTCCTTGAGAGGTCTTGATTCGTGGGCACTGAAAGATGAAAGAAGTTCATGAACCACCCGAGGTATGCATCCTTGAAAGTGTTGGACGAGAGCTTGCTCTTCAAGGAGTCGGAGGCGCCTATGATTTCCATATGAGTATTGATGGCAGTTATATGTTCATTAGGTCTCTTTTCCTATCAAACATCATTAGTGATGGTGGTTTGAAGTTTTCTGGTACTAGAGCCTCCCAAAATTCGTCAGAGAGAGGGTGGGGTTCCAAGACCTCGTCTTCAACTTAGATCACTATGTGATGTTGCTTATGAAGGGTCAGAATATTCTCTTCAAAAGCATGGTTGGAACAACACAACTCTTCCATATCAGAATGCATCTTCACTAAGGCTTCACTCTCTCCGCTGCTAACGTTGCTTGTTGTCGCGGCGCCTCATCATGTCACCATGTTGAAGTAGATGATTGAGGCAAGTGAAAGTAGAATATAAGTGTTGCACAAGTTAGTTTTATCGAGACCTACAATAGACACAATTGTACTTGCGATAATACAATAAGGGGGAGCCCTTCTTTTGAGGATGATCACAAAAAGGTGTAAGTATGTTGAAAatgtaaaatatgaataaattctCCAAACCCTCAAGACTGAAATATTTATAGGCCTAACTTATGGGCCAAGTTGGTGGGTGAGGAACTGCCAGGTCACGTCTGTCCATAAGCATAATGTCTTTTTATGACCCTTCTTAGGGAGACTGAGTTATGAGCCATCTTCCTCTAAGACTCAATTAAAGTTATCTCGGTCCACTCCAATTCTAGAAACTTCCTATTTCTTTCAAAATTGTCATGATTTATTTAATTCCTATTTATCTTTCACAATTTCTCCGTATTTATAAAAGAATTGAACATTGAATcgaatgattaaaaaaattaagacaaATAGAAGACATCACATGTTAAATgcgattttaaatatttaaaacgaAAAAAATAATAAGTGAAAAAATAAATTCTTATTTTAACAAACTCGTGATTTTTTAAGATATGCTACTATCTACAATATCAacctttatttttaaattgttaaaaaaattcaagaaataaaattatatatatatatatatatatatatatatatatatatatatatatatatagccacattaatattttaataaataattttttattaatctaaTAATGATTGATATTTTTTCCTCTCATCTCTCTTTATAAAAACCCTTCTGCTTGATATACAGATTAAACTATTAATCTATtgctaatttttaaataaaaaatattatcaatataattattatttaacacTAATGCATTCTAAACTATTTTTCTCAAACTGCAAAATATATTACTAATAATTTAATAACATTTATCTGAGTAAACATTATCGCAGTGTAAACGTCAATTTTGgcatttgtttaaaaataatttttatagtgttacataattttgtgtaaatAAATTTTACCAAGAAACTTTtaataaaagtttcaaataaaaatttggtttgaatagttatcttaaaatgtgattttaggtatttcatctacttatggaaaaaaatttggatatcaaaatttcaaaaaatcacttaattttgaagctatttcaaatagattttcataaaaatcatttttgaaatataaccttttaaaaaaaattgcgattttgactaagtttcgGTTTCcaataatatatgtttatgttataggatgtcaattATAGtgattcattttagaaaaaacaaatataaaaaactttaatatttttaaaaacgaCTTTGAAAAATctgttttaaaaaatacaaagaaaaaaatcaattttttaaaagctGCCCTTTGTTATTGTATTCGATAATTTTCAACAAATTCTAACTCTATTTACAGTAGCTTACACACATGCTTTTGCATTCTGTAACTAGAATTTTGTTTTGGTGCTAAATGAAACACATTTCATGTGGATATATCATGTGTTAGAGAACCCTTCAATCACCAACAAAACACGATTTCTCTAAAAGCCAATTTTTCATGCTCTTTTTCGCCTTTTATATTTgaataacattaaaaaataaagaagatcacattaatttatttatgtaacTCATTTTTTTGTGTAAAATATTTATGTAACTGATTTATTCACGATATTACTCATATACTCACGTTTAAATGACCCACATATtaattcaaaaatgatttttgttcaacaatttaagatttttttaaattaaaaaaattattcagttTTCCTTTCAACACAACTCCTGCCCCATCACACCTCTATAAATTTCAACCATTTTCAGAACTAAATTCATCAATATTTTTCATCAATAGCCTTTTGCAATATCTAAAACAATGGCAACAACTCCAATCAAAATCATCTCGTTGACAATACTACTTTTCATAACCATCAGCATAGCTAATGGTCAAGCTCAACCAAATCAATCAACCTTAGTGTTCTACCTACAAGATGTCGGAAAAGGACCTAGTGCAACCGTTTCACCAGTTATAGGCATCAATGGCAAGGTTTGGTCATATAACACATTTGGAACAATATTTGTTGTTGATGATCCTGTTACAATAAGTCCTAGTTCATATTCGACTCAAATAGGAAGAGCTCAAGGTATAATTACCGTAACTTCTCAAGATGGTGCAAATGTGAACATAGTTTTGTCAATTGTGTTCAACAATGCACAATACGCTGGTAGCACTTTGGAAATTCAAGGTACAAGTCGTCAACGTGATAATTTAAGAGAGCTCGGTGTTGTTTCTGGAACAGGAAGGTTTCGATTTGCAAGAGGATTTGCTGTGTTTGAAACTTTATCTTATGATCCTACCTATAGTCAGTCTGTGATTAGGTTGACTGTAACCTTGGCAATACCTTGAAAATATATGTGTTATTATAGGGCTAATGCTTGTTAAAATAGAACATCATATGAGTTTcccataaaataaaatcaaagagcATTAAACCTTTTATcttattagtaatttttttatGGTATTATATTATTCTGAGGCCAATTTGGATCCTGATAATAGTgtctaattaaaaatatttaatgtcatgtagttttaaattttaaatgtcATAATTTAAAACCCTCCAAAAATGACTCTGTGTATTTAGCGCTTTCAAGTATGAAATGAGTTGGTTTTATTTGATCATTCACATCATTTATGAATAGGTTTTAGTGCTTCAACTTGCTCTTCTTTAAATTCTTCTTTATGCACTCCTGTAAATATTAATGCATTCCTTCGAGATTTAGATGGGTTTAGTTTATGTATTTTGATGGTGGAACCCTTTTTACCTCTCGGTTAGCCTGTGTTTCTTttctaaattatatttttttctcgGCCCCTCGTCGAGTCCGCTCGCTTACGCTTAAACTTGTTTCTCTCTTCAAAAAGCTTCTTACGTAGATTGCTCTGTTGGCTCCTAGATAAAAAGTTTGCCAAGACCTCTGATTTAATGTTGACTAAGGGaatgtattgaatgtcatatttgaATAGCTCAATTTCACATGATACCATTCTTCCAGCTAGATTTAGCTTTTTCAAAACCTGGCGTACGGGTAGTCTATCTTCATCAATATCTGGTGTCCTTAAAAGTTAGTCCTTAGATTTCTTGTAGTTTCCACTATTGTAAATGTGAGTCTTTCTATCTTTTGATAGTGGACCTCTGCATCCCTTAAACACCTTGATTATGAAATAGACAAGCCTGTCTACCTTATCTATTTCCTGGACTAGTAGTAAGCTTAACACTTGACAAATAAGAAACAAGTATAGATATAATAGAGAACATGTTGTTGGGGGCGTCAAAATAGGCGGTAACACTAAGAAAGCCTTCAACCTAGAGAATTCCTGCCCACATTCGACTGTCCACTCAAACCTGTCATTCTTCTTTAGTGTGGTGAAATAGTAGAAACACTTGTCACATGCACAAATAAGAAAACGAGAAAGGGCGGCTAAGAAAACCGTTAGTTGCAGAACTTCCTTGACATTAGAGGGGCTTCTCATGCCTATGATGGATTGAAGTTTTTCGGGATTCACCTCTATTCACTTGGTGAGCATGAAATCCATGAACTTTCCTCCTTGTACACTGAACCAGCACTTGGTTGGATTAAGGCGCATGTTATAATCCCTGATGAATCTCAGGATATCTTCCATGTCTTCTGCATGGCTTTCCCCTTCTGATGTCTTCACAATCATGTCATCAATGTAAACATCCAAGCTATGTCCTATCGTCCTTGCAAACACCGTATCCATGAGCTGTTTGTAGGTGGCGTATACGTTCTTAATCTCTAATAAAGGTAcgacgttgtagtaataattatTGTGATTGGACATGAACGTCGTCTTTGGAGCATCAATGAGATCCATTTTGATATGGTTGTACCCTGAATAGGCGTCAATGAAACTTAACAATTTGTATCCCGAGGACCCATCATTCATTAGATCTATATTAGGGAGAGGATACAGATCTTTGAGCATGCTGCATTGAGATCGGTGAAGTCGACACACATATGCCGCTTGTTCGATTTCTTCTTGACCAAAACCATATTAGCTAGCCGTAAAGACTATTTGATCTCCGTTATAAAATTGGCACTTGTTAACTTATGAACTTCTTCGTAAATGGTTGTTCTCTTTTCTTCGCCAACCTTGTAATTTCTCTAGAATACTAGGTTGACCGAGGGATCTACGGCGAGTCGATGACACACCACTTTGGTGTCAATGTTATGCATATATAAAAGAACCCAAGCGAATAGATCAACTTTTTTTTAGCAAGGCGATCAGGTCTTCCTCTCTCGATTCGGAAAGTGAGGTGCCCGACTGGGTGacctggtgtcataccccaaaatttgcccatctcatttcactttcaaactcatacaatgattcaaggctcaagggtaAACCTAAGGcatactctcctaatcaaagggtcctcaaattagggttttggatttgctaaggagAAAGGGTGTATCAAGGCCTCAAGTAAGCTTCATATGATCTCTTAGGATTTAAATCACCTCCATGACAAGATTCAAGGttcaattccaaagattgctcattcaattgctcaaatgatcgacaatcgactagtttgacctaaaagtcaactagggtcaaatcacaatcaaaactcctgatttttgggtcaacatcaataatttgaagtaaaattcataatttgatcaagggactatcatgattcatcaaggagagctcagaaatcatcaaaattccaagttactaaattagggtttctaagcaaaagtcaactgaactttgactaatcatatctctctcatactttatcagaaatcccccaaccaaagctcattctcaaggaaattaaattctctacaacttttatgttgggcccaaggtcaagaaatgcttccgcataagagatataagccaaaacattacaggtccttctagaagctcgcaaaaagctgttttctgtcaaaggccatatcatcaagataaaatcctcgaatgcaaaatatattccaaagtggcttgtaaaggacataTTGAGCtctccaaaaagtcctagaacaccttcataggataaAGATTGAGGGAGATATAAAGCGCAtaagttggtcaaatttcaagaaatGCACAAAACCTTAATTGGTCAATCTCGGACTTTTAAGTTAATGGGCCTaggttttggacttcaaacatgaTTATGACCTCATATAGGATCCATAAACTTATTCTCGTGTTTTTGTgactattatttaatttatttagattttttcattaaaaaatatcaaattaattaagtaaaaacacaaaaattatgAAACAAATTAAAGGGGTTTATTTTTAAATCATACAAAGGCCCATATAACATCCCTTAGAAGGCCAAATTTCGTTGGTGCATGGCCAtggtattt is a window encoding:
- the LOC131638156 gene encoding pterocarpan synthase 1-like, translating into MATTPIKIISLTILLFITISIANGQAQPNQSTLVFYLQDVGKGPSATVSPVIGINGKVWSYNTFGTIFVVDDPVTISPSSYSTQIGRAQGIITVTSQDGANVNIVLSIVFNNAQYAGSTLEIQGTSRQRDNLRELGVVSGTGRFRFARGFAVFETLSYDPTYSQSVIRLTVTLAIP
- the LOC131638158 gene encoding uncharacterized protein LOC131638158, with translation MRSPSNVKEVLQLTVFLAALSRFLICACDKCFYYFTTLKKNDRFEWTVECGQEFSRLKAFLVLPPILTPPTTCSLLYLYLFLICQVLSLLLVQEIDKVDRLVYFIIKVFKGCRGPLSKDRKTHIYNSGNYKKSKD